The sequence GCTGGAAGGCTCCTTCCATCGCTTCATCGATTGTCAGCACAAGAACGACAGTGAGGTCCTGCAAGCGATCAAGGATGCCGGGATCGACATCCTCGTCGATCTTGCCGGACATACGCACAATGCCAGGCTGTCCCTGTTCGCATCCGGTCCAGCTCCGATTGTCGTCAACTACCTCGGATTCGCAGGAACGTTGGGAAGCAAAGACCTCGCTCACTACATCATCGCCGACAAGGTCGTGCTGCCGGAATCCAGCGACCAGTTCTTTGAAGAGAAGGTCGTTCGCCTGCCTGGCAGTTTCATGCCGCGTGACAGCAGGGGACAGGCCGTCGATCAGACGACCTGCGACAGGGCTGATCACGATCTGCGGCCGGAATGGACGGTGTTTTGCTGCTTCAACAATGCCTACAAGATCAATCCATCCGTCTTCGGCAGCTGGATGAATATCCTGAAGAGCGTGGACCTGTCGGTGTTGTGGTTGTCCGATATGGGGGAAATGGCAAAATCCAACCTGAGAAAGGAAGCAGGGCGCCTCGGCATCGATCCGGATCGCCTGGTGTTCGCCAAGCGCCTTTCATCATCCTCCGACCATCTGGCGCGCCATCGCCTTGCCGATCTGTTCCTCGATACACTGCCATACAACGCACATACGACGGCCAGCGACGCGCTGTGGGCCGGTCTGCCCGTCCTGACGCAGGTCGGAAATGGTTTCGCAGGCCGCGTCGCCGCGAGCTTGCTTGAGGCCGCTGGCCTGCGCGAGCTGATCGCGCGGACACGCGAGGAATATGAAGCGCTCGCGATCGACCTTGTGCGCAACAAGCAAAGGCTTCAGGCCATTCGCAACAGGCTGCAAGAGAACCGGACAACGTCGCTGTTTGATGCGCCTCTCTATACGAAGCATTTGGAGGCGGCCTACGAGGCAATGCTTCAGAGGCATCGAGCTGGATTGCCGCCGGATCAGATCGAAATTCAGGCGCTTGGATGAGCAAGCCGTCATAACGCCTGCCGTCCATTGCTGGCGCGGACGCACCAGAGCCCGCTCCGCCCACTCGCGGGTTCCCGGACTAGCGCCCGACGGGGATCGAGGACGCTGATTGGGAAGAGGGGCTGGCGCCGGATGCCGGCTGTTCGGCCGGTTGGCCCAGCGCCTGTCCGAGCGAATCGATCCGAGCCCTTCATATGAATGTCCAACGCCGCGTCGACCGGCGCCCTTGGGGCGGCTGCTGTCGTGGCCGTGTCCTTGCCAAGTGAGCCATTTCGCGGCGGGCCGGCATCCCGCCTGAGTCTCCGGCCGATTCCACGATTCGACCGCGTCAGAACCGCAAAGGGGCGACGCTCCGTCCACGCCGCCTCAATTGAGGATTTTCAGAGGCGACTGGAACCGTCTCGAAAATGTCAGTAAAAACAGTATGTTGCGAGGGCGCTGTGATCACATCTGCGTGTTATTTGTGCAACACCCGTCGGAAAACACGCTCCATAGGCCCGGTTCGGAGCGTTCTGTTGTTGTGTGTGCAAGGACGTTCGGTAATTGTGACTGAGCGACGGAGGGGGGCATCCCGAGGTCGTCCCGTTTTAGGTGGTTCGCTTAAGTCCCTCGCGTTCAGCGGGTGTGTCCGAAGGCGCGAAGCGACTAAGCGGTGAGTTAAGGGACAAGGGAACCAACCTTAGGGTGTCGTCACCCAGCGGATCCGGAACCTTCCCTATAGAGCAAACTTGGAGGTTTAACATGAAGTTGGTTAAGAGCCTTTTGCTCGGTTCAGCGGCGGGTCTGATCGCCGTTGGCGGAGCGCAGGCAGCCGATCTCCCCGTGAAGGCCAAGGCGGTCGAATACGTGAAGATCTGCTCCCTGTACGGTGCCGGATTCTACTACATCCCGGGCACTGACACCTGCATCAAGCTGGGTGGTTACCTGCGCGCCGAAGTCGCGCTGGGCACCAACTCGGACTTCACTCTGAACCAGAACGTTTCGACGCAGGGCGCCAACGGTGCGCGCAACCGTCTGACGAACTACTACACCGCTCGTGCTCGTGAAGACCTGAACATCGACACGCGCACCGCGACCGAGTACGGCGTCGTCCGTACCTTCTTCGACGGCGTGTTCTCCTGGACCACCGGCAACTACGTCGGCACCGGCAGCGCGACCGGCACCACCGCCTACAGCGGCGCGCTGGCGACTGCCACGACTCCTGGCGCGACCACCACGTCGCTCTTCGGCTCGGGCGGTGGCTCGGTCAACGGCACCGACGGCAACACCTCGGCTGGTTCGCTCGGCGTGTACTACGCCTTCATCCAGTTCGCCGGCTTCACGATGGGTAAGGCGGTGTCGCAGTTCGACGCTCCCTGGACCAACTATCCGGGCAACAACTTCGACGGTCTCGTCGGCGGTTCCGGCACGGTCACGGGTGTCAACCAGTTCACCTACACCGCTGACTTCGGTCAGGGCATCACGGCGTCGTTCTCGGCTGAAGATTCGACCTCGTACTATCAGGCCGGCAACCTCAACATGTCCGGTGCGACCGCATCCAGCGTCCTCGGTGCCTCCTACGGCTCCAACGCCATCGGCGGCTCGCGTTCGCCGAACCTCGTCGGTATGGTGCGTGTTGACCAGGCTTGGGGTCTCTTCCAGGCGTCGGTCGCTGCGCATGACAACCACGTTGCCTACTACGGCGCGACCGAGCCGACTGGCCACCCCGACGACAAGTGGGGTTGGGCGGTTCAGCTCGCTCTGTCGATCAAGAACATCCCGACCGGTGCGGGTGACGTGATCAACATTTCGGGCGTCTACACCGACGGCGCGACCCGCTACAACTTCCAGAACCTCGCGGGCAGCAGCTACGTGATGTTCGGTAGCTCGAGCACCGCCTACCAGAGCCTCGGCTATGCCTCGGCTCCGGACACCGTGTTCATCACCGGCAGCCAGCAGGAGACGGTCAAGACCTGGGGCTTCCGTGGTGCTTACACCCACAACTGGGATCCCTACTGGAACA is a genomic window of Bradyrhizobium sp. CB1717 containing:
- a CDS encoding porin, which produces MKLVKSLLLGSAAGLIAVGGAQAADLPVKAKAVEYVKICSLYGAGFYYIPGTDTCIKLGGYLRAEVALGTNSDFTLNQNVSTQGANGARNRLTNYYTARAREDLNIDTRTATEYGVVRTFFDGVFSWTTGNYVGTGSATGTTAYSGALATATTPGATTTSLFGSGGGSVNGTDGNTSAGSLGVYYAFIQFAGFTMGKAVSQFDAPWTNYPGNNFDGLVGGSGTVTGVNQFTYTADFGQGITASFSAEDSTSYYQAGNLNMSGATASSVLGASYGSNAIGGSRSPNLVGMVRVDQAWGLFQASVAAHDNHVAYYGATEPTGHPDDKWGWAVQLALSIKNIPTGAGDVINISGVYTDGATRYNFQNLAGSSYVMFGSSSTAYQSLGYASAPDTVFITGSQQETVKTWGFRGAYTHNWDPYWNTAIYGAYAQAQFGTLAKTTLCGAGGAGGGVIGAGFAGVTACNPDFAIGQLGIITRWTPVKNLTFSADVAWTHLDQKYAGTVTPAALVPVPAKPVATYELKDQNSVVLLLRAQRNW